Proteins from one Gossypium raimondii isolate GPD5lz chromosome 8, ASM2569854v1, whole genome shotgun sequence genomic window:
- the LOC105793386 gene encoding uncharacterized protein LOC105793386 — translation MDDKEIEFYKEVKEEGSICTSESTKVPRVAQPMVIISRLKNDEVRTPVIIIKKPVTFSYQDSRKVPWNYECNTTVPRKEITKDQGVSADPEPVKRRAVTVEQKAEPVLSVNKPVKAEEAVEFLKFLKHSKYNVVEQLHKQPALISVLALLLNSEMHRSALMKVLNETYVANNIFVGKLDRLVNNISGDNFIFFNDDEIPPEGMGSTKALHITTRCKGYTLPGVLIDNGSALNVLPLSTLNRLPIDSSHMKTCQNIVGAFDSTERKVMRRIEIPLLIGPKIYEVDFLVMDMKPSYNCLLGRPWIHSARAVSSSLQQKLKLVSEGRLVKINAEEDIIAAVSNEAPYVEINDESMECSFRSLEFVNATFIPEGSKILLPKISKTTEMGLQLLVEKGALPRRGLGKYLQGKTEIPVLKEKQDNFGLR, via the coding sequence ATGGATGACAAGGAAATAGAGTTTTACAAAGAAGTTAAGGAGGAAGGGAGTATCTGCACATCCGAATCCACGAAGGTTCCAAGAGTAGCGCAACCTATGGTCATCATCTCGCGACTAAAGAATGATGAAGTGAGAACGCCAGtaatcataataaagaaacctgtAACCTTTTCTTACCAAGATAGTAGGAAGGTTCCGTGGAACTACGAGTGCAATACAACTGTCCCTAGAAAGGAGATTACAAAGGACCAGGGTGTGAGTGCCGATCCAGAACCTGTGAAAAGAAGGGCCGTAACAGTGGAACAAAAAGCTGAGCCTGTGTTATCTGTTAATAAGCCAGTGAAAGCGGAGGAAGCTgtggaattcctcaaatttttgaaGCATAGTAAGTATAATGTCGTCgaacagttgcataaacaaccggcTCTCATATCTGTACTAGCCTTACTCTTGAATTCAGAAATGCACCGAAGTGCATTGATGAAGGTGTTGAACGAGACCTATGTGGCCAACAATATTTTTGTCGGTAAATTAGATCGGctggtcaataatatcagtggtgataatttcatattcttcaacGATGATGAGATACCACCTGAAGGCATGGGGTCTACTAAGGCTTTGCATATCACTACACGATGCAAGGGGTATACTTTGCCAGGTGTGTTAATTGATAATGGATCAGCTTTGAACGTGTTGCCATTATCCACACTTAACAGGCTTCCCATAGACAGCTCGCAcatgaaaacatgccaaaacatagtGGGGGCGTTTGATAGTACAGAAAGAAAGGTCATGagaagaattgagatacccTTATTGATTGGCCCAAAAATTTATGAGGTGGATTTCCTTGTGATGGACATGAAACCCTCCTACAATTGCTTATTGGggagaccatggatacattcggcgaGGGCTGTGTCGTCATCATTACAACAGAAGCTAAAGCTAGTATCAGAAGGTCGACTGGTGAAAATAAACGCCGAAGAGGATATTATAGCAGCTGTATCTAATGAGGCGCCATACGTAGAGATTAATGACGAGTCGATGGAATGTTCTTTTCGATCTctggagtttgtaaatgcaacatttattCCTGAAGGGAGCAAGATTCTATTGCCTAAGATTTCCAAAACTACGGAGATGGGTTTGCAACTGTTGGTGGAGAAAGGAGCTTTACCCAGAAGAGGATTAGGGAAATATCTTCAAGGGAAAACTGAGATTCCAGTGCTAAAAGAGAAACAAGACAACTTTGGCTTAAGGTAA
- the LOC105793669 gene encoding RING-H2 finger protein ATL29, with the protein MSTSSTSNEPSSSSSKYSQPAPIIITIVFLVAVIGFFTAYLCRYFLKNVLAIWNYGRNPSAATAATEGGADMSDGLDPELIQAFPTFYYSSVKDFCPQKYSLECAICLAEFSDGDMLRFLTICCHVFHQECIDHWLESHKTCPVCRQELDVTSKSIVNVSSLQDSVCIEVSEDINNKVDGVEDAQCSLNSKEQHDKKHESIERYLRSHSTGHSITIEEEENKHTLRLPDNVRIKIVRRHKSEGSYIAFGEFTSCEET; encoded by the coding sequence ATGTCGACAAGTTCCACTTCTAATGAACCATCCTCCTCCTCATCAAAGTACAGCCAGCCAGCACCTATAATTATAACAATAGTTTTCCTTGTTGCGGTCATTGGTTTTTTCACAGCATACTTATGTAGGTATTTCCTGAAAAATGTTCTTGCTATCTGGAATTATGGGCGTAACCCTTCAGCTGCTACAGCTGCTACAGAAGGTGGTGCAGATATGAGTGATGGTCTTGATCCTGAATTAATACAAGCTTTCCCTACATTTTATTATTCCAGTGTCAAAGACTTTTGTCCCCAAAAGTATAGTCTAGAATGCGCTATTTGCTTGGCAGAGTTTAGTGACGGTGACATGCTTCgatttttaactatttgttGCCATGTTTTCCACCAAGAATGCATTGATCATTGGCTTGAATCACATAAAACATGCCCAGTTTGTCGTCAAGAGTTAGATGTGACTAGTAAATCAATAGTAAATGTAAGTTCACTACAAGATTCTGTTTGCATTGAAGTTTCAGAAGATATAAATAACAAAGTTGATGGTGTAGAAGATGCACAATGCTCTTTGAATTCGAAAGAACAACATGATAAAAAACATGAGAGCATAGAAAGATATTTAAGGTCACATTCAACGGGACATTCCATAACCATAGAAGAAGAGGAGAATAAACATACATTGAGACTGCCTGACAATGTAAGAATAAAGATTGTAAGGCGACATAAATCTGAAGGAAGTTATATTGCTTTTGGTGAATTTACAAGCTGCGAGGAGACATAG
- the LOC105791926 gene encoding protein TORNADO 2: MALSNNVIGAINFVAMLLSIPIIGAGIWLANQPDNSCVKILQWPVIVLGVLILVVALAGFIGGFWRIPWLLIAYLVGMLILIILLACLVVFVYMVTMRGSGHLEPSRAYLEYHLEDFSGWLQRRVRSSFKWERIKICLSSTDICTQLNQTYTMAIDFFNSHLTPIESGCCKPPTECGYTFVNPTNWISPINNIEDPDCIQWSNDQTQLCYNCNSCKAGLLANIKQEWRKADIILLITLIALICVYLVGCCAFRNAKTEDIFRKYKQGYT; this comes from the exons atggcACTAAGCAACAATGTCATCGGTGCAATCAACTTCGTTGCTATGCTGCTCTCCATTCCAATCATTGGTGCTGGAATCTGGCTTGCAAATCAACCAGATAATTCTTGTGTCAAGATTTTACAATGGCCTGTTATAGTTTTAGGGGTGTTAATCTTGGTTGTAGCACTAGCAGGCTTCATTGGAGGGTTTTGGCGCATCCCATGGCTCCTTATTGCTTACCTTGTTGGCATGTTGATCCTCATTATATTGCTTGCATGCTTGGTTGTTTTCGTCTACATGGTTACCATGAGAGGTTCAGGCCACCTTGAACCTAGTCGGGCATACTTGGAATATCACCTGGAAGATTTTTCAGGTTGGCTTCAACGAAGAGTTAGAAGTTCTTTCAAGTGGGAAAGGATTAAAATCTGTCTCAGCTCAACAGATATATGTACCCAGCTGAACCAAACTTATACAATGGCCATAGATTTCTTTAATTCCCATCTAACTCCCATAGAG TCTGGATGCTGTAAGCCACCAACTGAATGTGGATACACATTTGTGAATCCAACAAACTGGATCAGCCCCATCAACAACATAGAGGACCCGGACTGCATCCAATGGAGTAATGACCAAACGCAGCTGTGCTACAATTGTAATTCATGCAAAGCGGGATTACTTGCAAATATAAAACAAGAATGGAGAAAAGCCGACATAATACTGCTCATAACTCTTATTGCTTTGATATGTGTATATCTAGTAGGGTGTTGTGCATTTAGGAATGCAAAGACTGAGGACATATTTAGGAAGTACAAGCAAGGTTATACGTGA
- the LOC105791925 gene encoding protein TORNADO 2, which produces MLEITIIVFGLAKCITGKLKLILIKEGTQFIVIRVPLAGLKLGNITLNIFFIFSCTLSLFYAIPFPVIRHYSIRFIRPQRKDILIILDLNDMAANSTIVGVINFITLLLSIPVIGAGIWLANEPDNACVKILQWPLIILGTSIAVVALLGFVGGCWRITWLLIFYLFAMFILILVFACLVVLIYLITNQGSGHPASGRIYLEHDLDDFSGWLRRKVTNPYKWDRIRSCLNSTDMCSELNQRYRIAQDFFNARLTSIQYGCCMPPAECGYSYINPTYWLTPNNTAASMDCLQWSNDQMQLCFHCDSCKAGLLANLTKEWRSVDIILFITLVVLICVYLIGFCFALRKSKTGDTSPRRHKQNT; this is translated from the exons ATGCTCGAGATCACTATAATTGTGTTTGGGCTTGCAAAATGTATAACAGGGAAATTAAAGCTCATTCTTATCAAAGAAGGGACTCAATTCATCGTGATTCGTGTCCCTCTAGCTGGCCTAAAGTTGGGAAATATAACCCTcaacattttcttcattttctcctGCACTTTATCCCTATTCTATGCTATCCCATTTCCTGTAATCCGCCATTATAGTATTAGGTTTATTAGACCCCAGAGAAAAGATATTCTCATTATCCTCGATCTCAACGACATGGCAGCAAACAGCACCATTGTCGGTGTTATCAACTTCATCACCTTGCTTCTCTCGATTCCAGTCATCGGAGCAGGAATCTGGCTTGCAAACGAACCGGACAATGCTTGCGTGAAGATACTGCAATGGCCTCTTATAATACTAGGCACCTCAATCGCGGTCGTGGCACTGTTAGGCTTCGTAGGAGGGTGTTGGCGCATCACTTGGCTCCTCATCTTTTACCTTTTTGCAATGTTCATCCTGATACTAGTGTTTGCTTGTTTGGTTGTCTTAATCTATTTGATCACCAACCAGGGTTCTGGTCACCCAGCATCAGGCCGCATATACTTGGAACATGACCTTGATGATTTTTCCGGTTGGCTTCGTCGAAAAGTAACGAATCCTTACAAGTGGGATCGGATTAGATCTTGCCTTAACTCAACAGATATGTGTTCTGAATTAAACCAAAGATATCGTATAGCTCAGGATTTCTTCAATGCTCGGTTAACATCTATACAG TACGGATGCTGTATGCCACCAGCTGAATGTGGGTACTCTTACATAAATCCTACGTATTGGCTGACCCCCAACAACACAGCAGCAAGCATGGATTGCTTGCAGTGGAGCAATGACCAAATGCAGCTTTGCTTCCATTGCGATTCATGCAAAGCGGGATTACTGGCTAATTTGACCAAAGAATGGAGAAGCGTAGACATCATTTTGTTCATCACACTTGTAGTTTTGATATGCGTGTATTTGATAGGGTTTTGTTTTGCTCTTAGGAAATCCAAAACTGGGGATACATCCCCAAGACGCCACAAACAAAATACATGA
- the LOC105793387 gene encoding uncharacterized protein LOC105793387, which yields MEIKRKGGEPPSLPFFYVLFLALALSVLPPLLLTETLKQTRYPLSFPLLFSFNYFKLAIDNQEPTVREIKPKNRRIMGAGGPDEEDNRWPPWLKPLLREHFFVQCKLHADSHKSECNMYCLDCMNGALCSFCLAYHKDHRYIQIRRSSYHDVIRVSEIQKYLDISGIQTYVINSAKVVFINERPQPRPGKGVTNTCEVCDRSLVDSFRFCSLGCKIVGTSKNFQKKKRHLAMASDSEDSYSSSSSHGKLMNNNNKMRSFSPSTPPPTSVNSRTAKRRKGIPHRSPMGGLIIEY from the exons atggaaataaaaaggaaaggagGAG AACCACCCTCCCTCCcctttttctatgttttatttctCGCTCTCGCTCTCTCTGTTTTGCCTCCTCTGCTTCTCACTGAAACGTTAAAACAGACTCGTTACCCTTTGAGTTTTCCCCtgttgttttctttcaattacTTCAAGCTGGCGATCGATAATCAAGAACCCACTGTCCGTGAAATCAAGCCCAAGAACAGAAGAATCATG GGAGCTGGTGGGCCTGATGAAGAAGACAACAGGTGGCCTCCATGGCTGAAACCTTTGTTAAGAGAGCATTTCTTTGTTCAATGCAAGCTTCATGCTGATTCTCACAAGAGCGAATGCAATATGTACTGCTTAGATTGCATGAACGGCGCTCTCTGTTCTTTCTGCTTAGCTTATCACAAGGATCATCGTTACATTCAG ATTAGGAGGTCTTCATACCATGATGTGATAAGGGTATCTGAGATACAGAAATACCTGGACATATCTGGAATCCAGACTTATGTTATCAACAGTGCTAAGGTTGTTTTCATCAATGAGAGGCCTCAGCCAAGGCCTGGAAAAGGTGTCACCAATACCTGTGAGGTCTGTGACCGTAGCCTTGTCGACTCATTTCGCTTCTGCTCTCTTGGTTGCAAG ATTGTTGGCACATCCAAGAATTTCCAGAAGAAGAAGAGACACTTGGCCATGGCCTCAGATTCTGAGGATTCATACAGCAGCAGCAGTAGCCATGGAAAGCTTatgaacaacaacaacaaaatgcGAAGCTTTAGTCCTTCGACACCGCCTCCAACTTCAGTGAATTCCCGAACTGCGAAACGAAGAAAAGGGATTCCCCATCGATCCCCAATGGGAGGTCTAATCATAGAATATTAA